A stretch of Janibacter endophyticus DNA encodes these proteins:
- a CDS encoding AAA family ATPase: protein MRVHHLEVTAFGPFAQTQSIDLDGLGEAGLFLISGPTGSGKTSLLDAISFALFGSVPGTRVPKTLRSHHADPDVAPQVLLEVTLSGRRFRIRRSPSFTRPGRKTAVQASVTLDELVDGSWAHLTARLDEAGRILEDVLGMTAAQFHRVVVLPQGDFAAFLHASNDDRGELLRKLFDVDTFADVEAWLVEERKRLASAARDAGHDVERVRHSLVRVLSTLPAEDDEAAQAGGDGWSSLVGDELLAAVAQVDERVQQQATTALADADSTDVAHRTAERVLAEARTRAERHDRGLAAQSALVELESTADEQQARLERLDLAERAGRALAHQAALERAETHLGRIQAETDRAATSAGTGLAGLDNDGLAAWLRRLAEHDPTVDELPHEGRRWQESLQRLPQLATDVDGVTAGLAALTDERTRIAERLDAATVTREEARAAAADLDRLTGEARTLATLVATRTELDDLTTVTLPAAADLVRDARDRAQAARERHQDLIRQRLDDMAGELAEGLSPGDPCLVCGSPEHPEPAQRRSRIDDAVLESAEGAWRDELAAVDAAQASLAACQARASQLTQALAAEPRERAALLRDAEILAREVEQVRSVAATIPETESLLAELAAERAGLEAREEALTARLHRSSGLLETEQARAAASADAVARLLAEHAGCPCLHDLDAPESDGGADPEAGPAAAHARSEGAASEAAALARAVAARSTHDAAGARARALQESRRALAAADALVTEATDARDRALAAERIDTVAAAAAAVLDAATREQIAQQAGGYAERRAVVTDVLADPDVAAALEQPRPDVDGLTLALEHARTRWQGAATLLGQVQHAAREVAEHRKQLAELVAESGPLTARLELVTELAGLASGRGDDNADGISLTTYVLAVRLERIVALANERLSTMADGRYELEVDHGRSDKRSRGGLGLQVLDQWTGSHRPATTLSGGETFMVSLALALGTADAVREESGGIDLQTLFIDEGFGSLDDAALEQVLTVLDDLRSGGRSVGVISHVADMRQRIPAQLRVTKTASGSSVDVTLDVEDAA, encoded by the coding sequence GTGAGGGTCCACCACCTCGAGGTCACCGCCTTCGGTCCCTTCGCCCAGACGCAGAGCATCGATCTCGACGGGCTCGGCGAGGCCGGGCTCTTCCTCATCTCGGGCCCGACCGGCTCGGGCAAGACGAGCCTGCTCGACGCGATCTCCTTCGCCCTCTTCGGGAGCGTCCCGGGCACCCGGGTCCCGAAGACCCTGCGCAGCCACCACGCGGACCCCGACGTCGCACCCCAGGTGCTGCTCGAGGTGACGCTGAGCGGGCGCCGGTTCCGCATCCGGCGCTCTCCCTCCTTCACCCGCCCGGGCCGCAAGACGGCCGTCCAGGCGTCGGTGACGCTCGACGAGCTCGTCGACGGGTCCTGGGCACACCTGACCGCGCGGCTCGACGAGGCCGGGCGCATCCTCGAGGACGTGCTCGGCATGACCGCGGCGCAGTTCCACCGGGTCGTCGTGCTCCCGCAGGGCGACTTCGCGGCCTTCCTCCACGCGAGCAACGACGACCGTGGCGAGCTGCTGCGCAAGCTCTTCGACGTCGACACCTTCGCCGACGTCGAGGCGTGGCTCGTCGAGGAGCGCAAGCGGCTCGCCTCGGCCGCCCGCGACGCCGGCCACGACGTGGAGCGCGTCCGGCACTCGCTCGTCCGGGTGCTGAGCACTCTCCCCGCCGAGGACGACGAGGCAGCGCAGGCCGGGGGTGACGGATGGTCCTCCCTCGTCGGGGACGAGCTCCTGGCAGCCGTCGCGCAGGTCGACGAGCGGGTCCAGCAGCAGGCGACCACCGCGCTGGCCGACGCTGACAGCACCGATGTCGCCCACCGCACGGCGGAGCGGGTGCTCGCCGAGGCCCGGACCCGGGCGGAGCGTCACGATCGGGGCCTTGCCGCGCAGTCCGCGCTGGTCGAGCTGGAGAGCACCGCCGACGAGCAGCAGGCACGTCTCGAGCGGCTCGACCTCGCCGAGCGGGCCGGCCGGGCGCTCGCCCACCAGGCGGCGCTCGAGCGCGCCGAGACCCACCTCGGCCGGATCCAGGCCGAGACCGACCGCGCCGCCACCTCGGCCGGCACCGGGCTCGCCGGGCTAGACAACGACGGGCTGGCCGCATGGCTCAGACGGCTCGCGGAGCACGACCCGACGGTCGACGAGCTCCCCCACGAGGGACGCCGGTGGCAGGAGAGCCTGCAGCGGCTGCCACAGCTGGCGACCGACGTCGATGGCGTCACGGCAGGACTCGCCGCGCTCACGGACGAGCGCACGCGCATCGCGGAGCGTCTCGATGCGGCGACCGTGACCCGCGAGGAGGCTCGTGCGGCCGCCGCCGACCTCGACCGGCTCACCGGCGAGGCCCGCACCCTGGCCACCCTCGTCGCGACCCGCACCGAGCTCGACGACCTCACCACCGTGACCCTGCCCGCGGCCGCGGACCTCGTCCGCGACGCCCGAGACCGGGCCCAGGCGGCGCGCGAGCGTCATCAGGACCTCATCCGGCAGCGCCTCGACGACATGGCGGGCGAGCTGGCCGAGGGTCTCTCCCCCGGTGACCCGTGCCTCGTCTGCGGCTCGCCGGAGCACCCCGAGCCGGCTCAGCGCCGCAGCCGGATCGACGACGCCGTCCTCGAGTCCGCCGAGGGGGCCTGGCGCGACGAGCTCGCGGCGGTCGACGCCGCGCAGGCCTCCCTCGCAGCGTGCCAGGCCCGGGCCTCCCAGCTGACGCAGGCCCTGGCCGCGGAGCCTCGCGAGCGCGCTGCCCTCCTCCGCGACGCCGAGATCCTGGCGCGCGAGGTGGAGCAGGTGCGGTCCGTCGCGGCGACGATCCCCGAGACCGAGTCCCTGCTCGCCGAGCTCGCGGCGGAGCGCGCCGGCCTCGAGGCCCGGGAGGAGGCCCTGACCGCCCGGCTCCACCGCAGCAGCGGGCTGCTCGAGACGGAGCAGGCCCGGGCCGCGGCGAGCGCGGATGCGGTCGCACGGCTGCTCGCCGAGCACGCCGGCTGCCCCTGCCTGCACGACCTCGACGCCCCCGAGTCGGACGGAGGCGCCGATCCTGAGGCGGGACCTGCCGCGGCGCACGCACGATCCGAGGGGGCCGCGTCGGAGGCAGCGGCGCTCGCTCGCGCCGTGGCGGCTCGGAGCACCCACGACGCCGCGGGGGCACGCGCACGCGCGCTCCAGGAGTCGCGGCGGGCCCTCGCCGCCGCCGATGCGCTCGTCACCGAGGCGACGGACGCCCGTGACCGTGCGCTGGCAGCCGAGCGCATCGACACCGTCGCCGCGGCGGCGGCCGCGGTCCTCGACGCGGCGACGCGGGAGCAGATCGCCCAGCAGGCGGGCGGCTACGCCGAGCGGCGCGCCGTCGTCACCGACGTCCTCGCGGACCCCGACGTCGCTGCCGCACTCGAGCAGCCGCGGCCCGACGTCGACGGACTCACCCTGGCCCTCGAGCACGCGCGGACCCGGTGGCAGGGCGCGGCGACGCTCCTCGGTCAGGTCCAGCACGCCGCGCGTGAGGTCGCCGAGCACCGCAAACAGCTGGCCGAGCTCGTCGCCGAGAGCGGCCCGCTGACCGCGCGGCTCGAGCTCGTCACCGAGCTCGCCGGCCTTGCCTCCGGCCGCGGCGACGACAACGCCGACGGCATCTCGCTGACCACCTACGTCCTCGCCGTGCGGCTCGAGCGCATCGTCGCCCTGGCCAACGAGCGACTCTCGACCATGGCCGACGGCCGCTACGAGCTCGAGGTCGACCACGGCCGCAGCGACAAGCGCTCCCGGGGCGGCCTTGGGCTCCAGGTCCTCGACCAGTGGACCGGCAGCCACCGCCCCGCGACCACGCTCTCCGGCGGAGAGACCTTCATGGTGTCCCTCGCCCTGGCGCTCGGTACCGCCGACGCCGTCCGTGAGGAGTCGGGCGGGATCGACCTGCAGACCCTCTTCATCGACGAGGGCTTCGGCAGCCTGGACGACGCGGCGCTCGAGCAGGTGCTCACCGTCCTCGACGACCTGCGCAGCGGCGGACGATCGGTCGGGGTCATCTCCCACGTCGCCGACATGCGCCAGCGCATCCCGGCGCAGCTGAGGGTCACCAAGACCGCGAGCGGGTCGAGCGTCGACGTCACCCTCGACGTCGAGGACGCCGCCTGA